From Lagenorhynchus albirostris chromosome 15, mLagAlb1.1, whole genome shotgun sequence, one genomic window encodes:
- the LOC132505754 gene encoding heterogeneous nuclear ribonucleoprotein H-like codes for MMLGTEGGEGFVVKVRGLPWSCSADEVQRFFSDCKIQNGAQGIRFIYTREGRPSGEAFVELESEDEVKLALKKDRETMGHRYVEVFKSNNVEMDWVLKHTGPNSPDTANDGFVRLRGLPFGCSKEEIVQFFSGLEIVPNGITLPVDFQGRSTGEAFVQFASQEIAEKALKKHKERIGHRYIEIFKSSRAEVRTHYDPPQKLMAMQRPGPYDRPGAGRGYNSIGRGAGFERMRRGYGGYDDYNGYNDGYGFGSDRFGRDLNYCFSGMSDHRYGDGGSTFQSTTGHCVHMRGLPYRATENDIYNFFSPLNPVRVHIEIGPDGRVTGEADVEFATHEDAVAAMSKDKANMQHRYVELFLNSTAGASGGAYGSQMMGGMGLSNQSSYGGPASQQLSGGYGGGYGGQSSMSGYGSQGTVNSSYYSSGSRASMGVNGMGGMSSMSSMSGGWGM; via the exons ATGATGTTGGGCACCGAAGGCGGCGAGGGATTCGTGGTGAAGGTCCGGGGCTTGCCTTGGTCTTGTTCGGCCGACGAAGTGCAGCGGTTTTTTTCTGACTGCAAAATTCAAAATGGGGCTCAAGGTATTCGTTTCATCTACACCAGAGAAGGCAGACCGAGTGGCGAGGCTTTTGTTGAACTTGAATCAGAAGATGAAGTCAAATTGGCCctgaaaaaagacagagaaactatGGGACACAGATATGTTGAAGTATTCAAGTCAAACAACGTTGAAATGGATTGGGTGTTGAAGCATACTGGTCCAAATAGTCCTGACACGGCCAATGATGGCTTTGTACGGCTTAGAGGACTCCCCTTTGGATGTAGCAAGGAAGAGATTGTTCAGTTCTTCTCAGGGTTGGAAATCGTGCCAAATGGGATAACATTGCCGGTGGACTTCCAGGGGAGGAGTACGGGGGAGGCCTTCGTGCAGTTTGCTTCACAGGAAATAGCTGAAAAGGCTCtaaagaaacacaaggaaagaatAGGGCACAGGTATATCGAAATCTTTAAGAGCAGTCGAGCTGAAGTTAGAACTCACTATGATCCACCACAAAAACTTATGGCCATGCAGCGGCCAGGTCCCTATGACAGACCTGGGGCTGGCAGAGGGTATAACAGCATTGGAAGAGGAGCTGGCTTTGAAAGGATGAGGCGTGGTTATGGAGGCTATGATGATTATAATGGCTATAATGATGGCTATGGATTTGGGTCAGATAGATTTGGAAGAGACCTCAATTATTGTTTTTCAGGAATGTCAGATCACAGATACGGGGATGGTGGCTCTACTTTCCAGAGCACAACAGGACACTGTGTACACATGCGGGGATTACCTTACAGAGCTACTGAGAatgacatttataattttttttcaccacTCAACCCTGTGAGAGTACATATTGAAATTGGTCCCGATGGCAGAGTAACTGGTGAAGCAGATGTCGAGTTTGCAACTCATGAAGATGCTGTGGCAGCTATGTCAAAAGACAAAGCAAATATGCAACACAGATATGTAGAACTCTTCTTGAATTCTACAGCAGGAGCAAGCGGTGGTGCTTATGGTAGCCAAATGATGGGAGGCATGGGCTTGTCAAACCAGTCCAGTTATGGCGGCCCAGCCAGCCAGCAGCTGAGTGGTGGTTATGGAGGTGGCTATGGTGGCCAGAGCAGCATGAGTGGATAT GGCAGCCAAGGAACAGTGAACAGCAGCTACTACAGTAGTGGAAGCCGAGCATCTATGGGAGTGAACGGAATGGGAGGGATGTCTAGCATGTCCAGTATGAGTGGTGGATGGGGAATGTAA